The following DNA comes from Nerophis ophidion isolate RoL-2023_Sa linkage group LG16, RoL_Noph_v1.0, whole genome shotgun sequence.
GTCCGCTCGGCCGCCCCGGGCCCTAGAAGGTCCCTCAACTTGCTCCTGGAGCCTGACCTGCTTGCTGCTCAGGGCCCTCAAGACGCTCACCTGCAGAACCTTCTCAGAGACTTCTTGGTTAACCCTTACTTGACGCAAGTGTCAGAGCGGgaaacttgaacacacacacacacacacacacacacaattgaaagATGCATATAcataacaaaacacacacacacacaatagtagAACTCACCTACATAGTCTTTTCCAGACCTTTTGTGTTGTTGGTGTCAATGTGTGAATATTATCTCCTCAGTATTTGCTGTCACATCACGTAGAACAACTGTAAAAATGTGAATATTATCTCCTCACTATTTGCTGTCACATAACGTAGAACAACAGTAAAAATGCTGAAGGTCAAGCTCTGCTTTGGGTCAAGGGCGTCCAACTCAGTCACACCTGGGACCAAAACTCAAAGCACCAGTTCGATAGACAGCTTTAACATTTATAAACATTTCAGAGTTCTATTTTCCGACAGTTTAGAAGTCCGTAAACGTGTCATGGCTGGTGATTGGATGAGGGAAAAGGGGGCGTGTGTTAGTGTGTGCATGTTGTAGATGTTGTTCCTTCTAATAAAGTCATTGTTGATCCAGCGCCTCCTCGTCATCCTTGCAACATCCAGCTGAGGCTGCGATATTTGACCTTCCCCACACCAAAACCTCACATTATTGGTAACTTCAGTCGCCACTTGTAGGAACCAAGGTCATCCCCAGAGTTGTTGGACTGTGTTGTCATTAACATTTAGACCCTCCTGTCCCAATCCAATGTTTGGGGACCAGTCTTCCTCTCCGGGAATAaaacacactgatttttttggaTGACATATACGTTGAGTAAAGAGGACCACCGAGAGAGAATAGTACTTGGCCAacttttactaaagctttaggagaccagcccttacaacgcGACAATAACATCAGCAAGACAAGGTCTAATGCCAAACAAAAAGCGTAAGCTTATGTACAGCGAAAAAAAGCCCCTCTCGCCCAGAAAGACATACAGCTGCTACTTCAgaacagataaggaactggccaaaatgGCTCCGTGAGCCGACAAACGGGAGcccttaagacaaaacaaagaatttTCTAGCAGACATAagataaaagtttggacacagttTGGACAAAGTTTGGACAAGTTAGGACAACTTTTGGGCAAAATGTTGACCAAGTTTGGACTTTCGTTGGACAAAGTTTGGACAAAATTTAGAAAATGTTGGACAAAATTTGCATGAAATTGAACAAAGTTTGGACAGAGTTCAGACAAAGTTTGGAAGGTTTTGAGAAGATTTTGAGAACATTTGGACAAGTTTGGACAAAGTTTGCACAAAGTTTGGGCAGGTTTGAACAAGGTTTGGGCAAAGTTTGGACAACATTTGGATAAAGTTTGCACAAAATTTGGACAAGTTTGAACAAGGTTTGGGCAAAGTTCAGACACAGATAGGACAACATTTGGACAGGTTTCGACAAAGTTTAGACAAGTTTGGACAAAGTTTGCATAAACGTTGAACAAAGTTTGGACACTGTTCGGACAAAGTTTGGAGAACATTTGGACAAGTTTGGACAAAGTTGGCACAAAATTTGGACAAGTTTAAACAAAGTTTGGACACCGTtaagaaaaagtttggacaacgtTTGGGCTTAATTTGGACAAAATTTGTACAGGTTTGTACAAAGTTTGGACACAGACAGAACAACATTTGGACAGGTTTGGACAAAGTTTAGACAAGTTTGGACAAAGTTTGCATAAAAATTGAACAAAGTTTGGACACTGTTCAGACAAAGTTTGGAAAAGTTTGGAGAACATTTGGACAAGGTAGGACAAAGTTTGCACAACATTTGGACAAGTTTGAACAAAGTTTGGACACCGTtaagaaaaagtttggacaacgtTTGGGCATAATTTGGACACAATTTGGACAGGTTTGTACAAAGTTTAGACACATAGAACAACATTTGGAAAAGGTTGGACAAAGTTTGGGCAAAGTTTGAACACAGTTAAGACAAAGTTTGGACAAGTGTGGACAAAAATTGGGCAAAATTTGGACAAAGTTTGCACAAAATTTGGTCAGGTTTGTACAAAGTTTGGGCGAAGTTTGGACACAGATAGGACAACGCTTGGACAGATTTTGAACAGGTTTGGACAAAGTCCGAGCAAAATTCGGACAAAATTTAGACAAAGT
Coding sequences within:
- the pth4 gene encoding parathyroid hormone 4, with product MLLLVFPTGLCEQDQSRRAVSEHQLMHDRGHSIQSLKRLIWLSSAMEGLHTAQVRSAAPGPRRSLNLLLEPDLLAAQGPQDAHLQNLLRDFLVNPYLTQVSERET